Proteins encoded together in one Coffea arabica cultivar ET-39 chromosome 2c, Coffea Arabica ET-39 HiFi, whole genome shotgun sequence window:
- the LOC113725596 gene encoding uncharacterized protein, whose amino-acid sequence MGGDLFQDLPPPSASQTQLQELQSSTTVKEHSSNPPLEPPPPALKSALKRPKPPSSGEESKPQVSASALAPAPGKRLRFKTTTDASETQVIEAMQKIASHIKNSSKFSKASKLAVQLIQAGSVNPATSDHFFAILEGAMSSPTTCNEASLRADYHALFSAAQDAVECLNKKQKNLLTIWTTRAVMANDLFTDDSFVFSKASGRIKEAISSLPVATKDDDEEEAASLEETEVGKAHGESHRDNTSASSIPEAKEEEPDPFGLDALIPSTSKKDDTAKGKRELVAKNKKSEEDEARKFLRGQREALISCLEIAARRYKTPWCQTVIDILVKHASDNISRFTSRQRDAIDKLWASIREQQIRRKQGKSVSGKLDVNGFEWLQEKYANEKISIRHSVSGGGERRCEQWLG is encoded by the exons ATGGGTGGTGATCTTTTTCAAGATTTGCCACCGCCATCTGCATCACAGACACAGCTTCAAGAATTGCAATCTTCAACAACAGTTAAAGAACATTCATCAAACCCACCACTAGAACCACCGCCTCCAGCACTCAAGAGCGCTCTCAAACGTCCAAAACCGCCATCTTCTGGAGAAGAATCTAAACCTCAAG TTTCAGCTTCAGCACTGGCTCCAGCTCCAGGAAAACGATTGAGATTTAAAACGACAACAGATGCTTCAGAGACCCAAGTGATAGAGGCCATGCAGAAAATAGCTTCCCACATAAAGAATTCTTCAAAATTTAGCAAGGCTTCAAAGCTTGCTGTACAGTTAATTCAGGCTGGTAGTGTTAACCCTGCGACTAGTGATCACTTTTTTGCCATACTTGAAGGTGCAATGTCATCACCCACCACTTGCAATGAGGCCTCACTAAGGGCAGACTATCATGCTTTGTTCTCTGCAGCTCAAGATGCAGTTGAG TGCCTTAACAAGAAGCAGAAAAATCTTCTTACTATATGGACAACAAGGGCTGTCATGGCTAATGATCTGTTCACTGATGATAGCTTTGTG TTTTCAAAAGCATCTGGGAGGATAAAAGAAGCCATATCAAGTCTTCCTGTTGCAACCAAGGATGATGACGAAGAAGAAGCTGCTTCCTTGGAGGAAACAGAGGTGGGAAAGGCTCATGGAGAGTCCCATAGGGATAACACTTCTGCCAGTTCTATACCTGAAGCAAAGGAGGAAGAACCTGATCCATTTGGGCTTGACGCTCTGATTCCAAGCACGTCGAAGAAAGATGATACAGCAAAGGGAAAGAGAGAGTTGgtggcaaaaaataaaaagagcgAAGAGGATGAGGCCAGGAAATTTCTTAGAGGACAGAGAGAAGCTTTAATTTCCTGTTTAGAAATTGCTGCACGGCGCTACAAAACCCCATG GTGCCAAACGGTTATTGACATCTTAGTGAAGCATGCCTCTGACAATATATCAAGGTTCACCTCCCGGCAAAGGGATGCTATCGACAAACTTTGGGCTTCCATTAGGGAGCAGCAAATTCGCAGGAAGCAAGGCAAATCTGTATCAGGAAAACTTGATGTCAATGGTTTTGAGTGGCTGCAGGAAAAGTATGCAAATGAAAAGATAAGCATTCGACACTCTGTCAGCGGCGGTGGTGAACGGCGCTGTGAACAATGGCTTGGTTAA
- the LOC113725597 gene encoding AT-hook motif nuclear-localized protein 20, with amino-acid sequence MANRWWTGQVGLPGVETSSSTGSPVLKKPDLGISMNDNSGSGGGSGGRDDEDERENSTDEPKEGAVEVATRRPRGRPPGSKNKPKPPIFVTRDSPNALRSHVMEVANGSDIAESIAQFARRRQRGVCVLSASGTVTNVTLRQPSAPGAVMALHGRFEILSLTGAFLPGPAPPGATGLTIYLAGGQGQVVGGSVVGSLVASGPVMVIASTFSNATYERLPIEEDEEGGGAAQGQLGGNGSPPLGSGGAPQQGGLGDPSSMPVYNLPPNLMPNGGQLNHEAFAWAHGRPPY; translated from the coding sequence ATGGCAAATAGGTGGTGGACCGGCCAGGTAGGTTTACCTGGTGTTGAAACATCTTCATCAACTGGCTCACCAGTGTTGAAGAAGCCAGATCTGGGCATATCAATGAACGACAACAGCGGAAGCGGTGGCGGCAGTGGTGGAAgagatgatgaagatgaaagaGAAAACAGCACTGATGAGCCTAAAGAGGGTGCAGTTGAGGTAGCTACTCGGAGGCCTAGAGGAAGACCTCCTGGTTCCAAGAATAAGCCAAAACCGCCTATCTTTGTCACTAGAGATAGCCCTAATGCTCTCAGAAGCCATGTCATGGAGGTTGCAAACGGTTCTGACATAGCTGAAAGCATAGCCCAGTTTGCCAGGAGAAGGCAAAGGGGAGTTTGTGTGCTGAGTGCTAGTGGAACAGTTACTAACGTAACCCTTAGGCAACCTTCCGCACCTGGTGCAGTCATGGCTTTACATGGCCGCTTTGAGATTCTCTCTCTCACCGGAGCTTTCCTCCCCGGTCCAGCCCCTCCCGGGGCTACCGGACTAACTATATACCTAGCTGGAGGCCAAGGCCAAGTGGTTGGGGGAAGTGTGGTTGGATCACTAGTGGCCTCAGGACCAGTGATGGTGATTGCTTCAACATTTTCGAATGCTACTTATGAGAGGCTGCCTATTGAGGAAGATGAAGAAGGCGGTGGTGCAGCTCAGGGACAACTTGGTGGGAACGGATCACCGCCGTTGGGGAGTGGTGGGGCGCCGCAGCAAGGTGGTTTGGGTGATCCGTCCTCTATGCCTGTGTATAATTTGCCACCAAACCTGATGCCTAATGGTGGACAGCTGAACCATGAAGCATTTGCTTGGGCTCATGGCCGCCCTCCTTACTAA
- the LOC113725599 gene encoding uncharacterized protein isoform X2 has protein sequence MSQEAAANYYSKDFEWNHLRLEIETNPSFLYHLLPFIDDTNASTSASTADANSDSEAWNKFHTRHSTGKFFKERRYLLKEFPELASCRDYAKVLEVGCGNGSTALPILRAKENIVVYACDCSNEALDRAKENIAAANLISAEHRYHPFLCDISTSGFPEWLACSSCQERFCKSSMVDFCEVSCSEESSCCIGGVDLVTLIFTLSALPLRMMPTAIQECFSVLKPGGMLLFRDYGLYDMTMLRFDPKQRVGYREYRRSDGTRSYFFSLESTRDLFSSAGFTELELEYCCVKSTNRRNGKLMRRVWVHGKFQRPKGS, from the exons ATGAGCCAAGAAGCAGCAGCAAATTACTACTCAAAGGATTTCGAGTGGAACCATCTCAGACTTGAGATCGAGACCAACCCCTCTTTCCTCTACCACCTCCTTCCTTTCATTGATGATACGAATGCCAGCACATCTGCTTCTACTGCTGATGCAAATTCTGATTCTGAAGCCTGGAATAAATTCCACACTCGTCATTCCACTGGAAAATTCTTCAAG GAGAGGCGGTACCTGTTGAAGGAATTTCCAGAGCTGGCTTCTTGTAGAGACTATGCTAAAGTTTTGGAGGTCGGATGTGGTAATGGAAGTACTGCTTTGCCAATTTTACG GGCTAAAGAGAACATTGTTGTTTATGCCTGTGACTGTAGCAATGAGGCTCTTGATAGGGCTAAAGAGAATATAGCTGCTGCAAACTTGATCTCAGCTGAGCATCGTTACCACCCCTTCTTATGTGATATTTCTACGAGTGGGTTTCCTGAGTGGCTGGCCTGCAGTTCTTGTCAAGAAAGATTTTGCAAAAGCAGTAT GGTAGATTTCTGTGAAGTCTCATGCTCAGAGGAGAGTAGTTGCTGCATTGGTGGGGTGGATCTCGTTACCCTA ATCTTCACTCTATCAGCATTACCACTCCGCATGATGCCAACAGCCATTCAGGAGTGCTTCTCTGTCTTAAAGCCGGGTGGCATGCTCTTATTTAGGGATTATG GTCTCTATGATATGACAATGCTTCGGTTTGATCCCAAGCAAAGAGTTGGATATAGGGAATACAGGCGATCTGATGGAACCCGTTCTTATTTCTTCTCTTTGGAAAGCACAAGAGATTTATTTTCTAGTGCAGGGTTCACTGAG CTTGAGCTTGAATACTGTTGTGTTAAATCTACAAATAGGCGAAATGGGAAACTTATGCGACGGGTTTGGGTTCACGGTAAGTTCCAGAGACCCAAAGGTAGTTGA
- the LOC113725599 gene encoding uncharacterized protein isoform X1: MSQEAAANYYSKDFEWNHLRLEIETNPSFLYHLLPFIDDTNASTSASTADANSDSEAWNKFHTRHSTGKFFKERRYLLKEFPELASCRDYAKVLEVGCGNGSTALPILRAKENIVVYACDCSNEALDRAKENIAAANLISAEHRYHPFLCDISTSGFPEWLACSSCQERFCKSNCNRVDFCEVSCSEESSCCIGGVDLVTLIFTLSALPLRMMPTAIQECFSVLKPGGMLLFRDYGLYDMTMLRFDPKQRVGYREYRRSDGTRSYFFSLESTRDLFSSAGFTELELEYCCVKSTNRRNGKLMRRVWVHGKFQRPKGS, from the exons ATGAGCCAAGAAGCAGCAGCAAATTACTACTCAAAGGATTTCGAGTGGAACCATCTCAGACTTGAGATCGAGACCAACCCCTCTTTCCTCTACCACCTCCTTCCTTTCATTGATGATACGAATGCCAGCACATCTGCTTCTACTGCTGATGCAAATTCTGATTCTGAAGCCTGGAATAAATTCCACACTCGTCATTCCACTGGAAAATTCTTCAAG GAGAGGCGGTACCTGTTGAAGGAATTTCCAGAGCTGGCTTCTTGTAGAGACTATGCTAAAGTTTTGGAGGTCGGATGTGGTAATGGAAGTACTGCTTTGCCAATTTTACG GGCTAAAGAGAACATTGTTGTTTATGCCTGTGACTGTAGCAATGAGGCTCTTGATAGGGCTAAAGAGAATATAGCTGCTGCAAACTTGATCTCAGCTGAGCATCGTTACCACCCCTTCTTATGTGATATTTCTACGAGTGGGTTTCCTGAGTGGCTGGCCTGCAGTTCTTGTCAAGAAAGATTTTGCAAAAGCA ACTGTAACAGGGTAGATTTCTGTGAAGTCTCATGCTCAGAGGAGAGTAGTTGCTGCATTGGTGGGGTGGATCTCGTTACCCTA ATCTTCACTCTATCAGCATTACCACTCCGCATGATGCCAACAGCCATTCAGGAGTGCTTCTCTGTCTTAAAGCCGGGTGGCATGCTCTTATTTAGGGATTATG GTCTCTATGATATGACAATGCTTCGGTTTGATCCCAAGCAAAGAGTTGGATATAGGGAATACAGGCGATCTGATGGAACCCGTTCTTATTTCTTCTCTTTGGAAAGCACAAGAGATTTATTTTCTAGTGCAGGGTTCACTGAG CTTGAGCTTGAATACTGTTGTGTTAAATCTACAAATAGGCGAAATGGGAAACTTATGCGACGGGTTTGGGTTCACGGTAAGTTCCAGAGACCCAAAGGTAGTTGA
- the LOC113725600 gene encoding protein EIN4: MGSRLRDFVLGLLVAVMIFSVSATDGEFSHCHCDDVGGWSIASILECQRVSDFLIAVAYFSIPIELLYFISCSNIPFKWVLLQFIAFIVLCGLTHLLNAWTYYGRHSFQLMMALTVAKILTALVSCATAITLITLIPIILKFKVRELFLTQNVMELGQEVGMMKKQKEASWHVRMLTQEIRKSLDKHTILYTTLVELSKSLDLQNCAVWMPNGNRTEMNLTHQLSPGPSEEYSRTLAINEPDVLEITKNEGVMFLRQDSVLGAASCGGCQPGAVAAIRMPVLLCSNFKGGTPEVVDTGYAILVLVLQSANDRVRLYNEMEIVEVVADQVAVALSHASVLEESQSMREKLEEQNRVLQKAKENAMMASQARNSFQKVMSNGMRRPMHSILGLLSLFQDANLSPDQRIVVDTIIKSGSVLSTLINDAMEISDKDEGRFPLEIMPFKLHAMVREASCLVKCLCLYKHFGFSTEIPNVLPNQVMGDQKRAFQVLLHMIGHLLNVNEGRDSVTFRVDTESGSQERTDRYWDTRRPSTTDEYVNVKFEIEVNVEGSLSDSSIATTHFGGTRHNSKEVKEGLSFSMCKKLVQMMQGNIWMSSDSRGQARSMTLILRFQKQSSFRRHVFELGNPLEQPISSLMFRGLQVILADDDDINRMVTKKLLEKLGCQVTAVSSGFQCLSALGPSAATFQVVVLDLHMPEIDGFEVARRIRKFRSRNWPLIIALSASAEDHLLERCLQAGMNGLVRKPVLLQVMADELRRVLQRAGDGF; the protein is encoded by the exons ATGGGTTCAAGATTAAGGGATTTTGTCCTTGGGCTTCTAGTTGCAGTTATGATCTTCAGCGTGTCAGCCACTGATGGCGAATTTTCCCATTGTCATTGCGATGATGTTGGAGGTTGGAGCATAGCTAGCATTCTAGAATGCCAGAGAGTGAGTGATTTCTTGATTGCTGTGGCTTACTTTTCAATTCCTATCGAGTTGCTTTACTTTATTAGCTGCTCAAATATACCATTCAAATGGGTTCTACTTCAATTCATTGCTTTCATTGTCCTCTGTGGATTGACCCATTTGCTCAATGCGTGGACTTATTATGGTCGGCACTCCTTCCAGTTGATGATGGCTCTTACAGTTGCGAAAATCCTTACTGCTCTTGTATCTTGTGCAACTGCTATCACTCTTATCACTCTGATCCCTATTATTCTCAAATTTAAAGTCAGAGAATTATTTTTAACACAAAATGTGATGGAGCTAGGCCAAGAGGTTGGGATGATGAAGAAACAGAAAGAAGCTAGTTGGCATGTCCGGATGCTTACCCAAGAAATTAGGAAGTCACTCGATAAGCATACAATATTGTACACTACTTTGGTTGAGCTTTCAAAGTCCTTGGATCTGCAGAATTGTGCAGTTTGGATGCCTAATGGGAATAGAACAGAGATGAATTTGACCCATCAGTTGAGTCCTGGTCCTTCAGAAGAATATAGCCGCACCCTTGCGATTAATGAACCAGATGTATTAGAGATAACAAAGAATGAGGGAGTGATGTTTTTGAGGCAAGACTCAGTACTTGGTGCTGCGAGTTGTGGAGGGTGTCAGCCAGGTGCTGTTGCAGCTATTCGAATGCCAGTGCTTCTATGTTCAAATTTCAAAGGGGGGACACCAGAGGTTGTTGACACTGGATACGCCATACTGGTTTTGGTTCTTCAAAGTGCAAATGACAGGGTTCGGTTGTATAATGAGATGGAGATAGTTGAAGTTGTTGCTGATCAGGTGGCGGTGGCTCTGTCCCATGCTtcagttcttgaggagtctcAGTCAATGAGAGAGAAACTGGAAGAGCAAAATCGTGTGCTCCAGAAAGCTAAGGAGAATGCAATGATGGCAAGCCAGGCAAGGAACTCATTTCAGAAAGTAATGAGCAACGGAATGAGGCGGCCTATGCACTCAATTCTGGGCTTACTATCTCTGTTTCAAGATGCCAATTTGAGCCCCGATCAGAGGATTGTGGTTGACACTATAATAAAATCCGGCAGTGTTCTCTCAACATTAATAAATGATGCAATGGAGATATCTGACAAGGATGAGGGAAGATTCCCATTAGAGATCATGCCCTTTAAATTACATGCCATGGTAAGAGAAGCATCTTGTTTGGTTAAGTGCTTGTGCCTTTACAAGCACTTTGGCTTCTCTACGGAGATTCCAAATGTTCTGCCTAATCAGGTGATGGGTGATCAGAAGAGGGCATTTCAGGTTCTACTGCACATGATTGGGCATCTGTTGAATGTCAATGAGGGAAGGGACTCTGTTACTTTTAGGGTTGATACTGAGAGCGGAAGTCAGGAGAGGACTGATAGATATTGGGATACAAGGAGACCAAGCACAACTGATGAGTATGTGAATGTAAAGTTTGAAATTGAAGTTAATGTTGAAGGTTCTCTATCAGATAGCTCAATAGCTACCACTCATTTTGGTGGGACAAGGCATAACAGCAAAGAAGTAAAGGAGGGCTTGAGCTTCAGTATGTGCAAAAAGCTTGTGCAG ATGATGCAAGGTAATATCTGGATGTCCTCTGATTCTCGGGGCCAAGCACGAAGCATGACTCTTATTCTCAGATTTCAGAAACAATCTTCTTTTAGAAGACATGTATTTGAGCTCGGAAATCCATTGGAGCAACCAATTTCTAGCTTAATGTTCAGAGGCCTTCAAGTTATTCTtgctgatgatgatgatataAATAGAATGGTGACAAAAAAGCTGCTTGAGAAGCTAGGTTGCCAAGTTACCGCAGTTTCATCTGGTTTCCAGTGCCTGAGCGCACTAGGCCCCTCAGCAGCAACATTCCAAGTTGTAGTTTTGGATCTTCACATGCCTGAAATAGATGGCTTTGAAGTGGCAAGAAGAATACGAAAGTTTCGGAGTCGtaactggccattaattatAGCCTTGTCCGCAAGTGCGGAGGATCATTTGTTGGAAAGGTGCCTGCAGGCGGGAATGAATGGTCTTGTTAGAAAACCTGTTCTTCTACAAGTAATGGCTGATGAGCTTCGAAGAGTTCTGCAACGAGCAGGTGATGGTTTTTGA